The Acidobacteriota bacterium sequence GGCAAGCTCAGCTGGCGCCTGCGCGACAACGACAACCTGCTTCTGGCACGGGTGGAATCGCAGCTGATCCGCGCCCTGGAGGTCGCGGCCCGCCGGTTGGAAAGGGAGGGGCGGCTGGCGCCCGGTTCCCGGCCGACCCCGCGTTCGGCCGGCGAGATCGCGGCCGCACTGCGCGACCCGCTGGGCGCGCCCGTGGTGCTGCCGGCACCACCGGCGGAAGAACCGGCCGGGGCGGGGCGCACCCCGGACACGGCCCCGCGGCAGCTCGTCGGCCAACCGGCCGCGCCGGGACTGCAGACCGGCACCGTCCGGCTCGTCCGGGGCAGCGAGGACCTCGGCCGCTTCCAGGCGGGCGAAGTGCTGGTGTGCGACGCCATCCAGCCGATGATGACCCACCTGGTGCCTCTGGCCGCGGCGATCGTGGAACGGAGGGGCGGAATGCTCATCCACGGGGCCATCATCGCCCGTGAGCTGGGCATCCCCTGCGTGAACGGAATCCCGGATGCCGCGAGCCTCCTCCGGGACGGGGACCTGATCACCGTGGACGGCCACCTCGGCATCGTCACCGTCGGATCGCCCGAATTCGACCTGGAGCTGGCCCGGCGATAGGACGGCCTGTTTGAACGGGACTATTCCAGCGAATCGGCGAGTTTGCCCGCGACCCGGGTCAGCACGCCCATCATGACGGAGGGGTCAGCCATGACCACCAGGAGGCCGCCCGACGGGAGGCGCTGCAGGAAGACCTTGGCGTCGTCGTCCTCCACCAGGACCCGTTTCACCGTGAGCTGGTTGTGACAGAGGTTGGCCACCATGGCCTTGATGCCCGCGCTCAGGCGGGCGGGGACGGTCTTGCCCTCGGTTTCGGCGACGATGAAGCCCTGGGCGTTGCAGACGTAGGCGGAGAGACAGGAGGGGGTGGATTCCAGGAAGCGGTTGAGCTTCTCCTTGACGACCGGGTCGGCGATGGCGGTTTCAAGGGGCCCGCCGTGGGTGGTGAGGACGGAGATGGTGGTGGGCAGGA is a genomic window containing:
- a CDS encoding DUF4388 domain-containing protein, yielding MRGHIGELGVLPLLRALRNSKGTGELILISEEQFARVYLKDGQPIYAESDEAEGAEVLQAIQEWECGEFEFRKEVEPPGPVNLGNEIWPEPEDLAEPMFDLDDTLLPTTISVLTTHGGPLETAIADPVVKEKLNRFLESTPSCLSAYVCNAQGFIVAETEGKTVPARLSAGIKAMVANLCHNQLTVKRVLVEDDDAKVFLQRLPSGGLLVVMADPSVMMGVLTRVAGKLADSLE